One Vespula pensylvanica isolate Volc-1 chromosome 3, ASM1446617v1, whole genome shotgun sequence DNA window includes the following coding sequences:
- the LOC122627520 gene encoding phosphatidylinositol 4,5-bisphosphate 3-kinase catalytic subunit delta isoform, giving the protein MVHIPSTYTYDFWAKTPTEVVELTCLMPNGVVVPLDTNRNATLAEIKEDLWDEASKYPLHGILKDAQSYVFSYINSNAEAEELRDETRRLCDIKPFCSVLKVIEREGIKNDRNLDAQIGHIIGKGLHEFAALKNSEVNDFRWKMRVLGDEVAVARQKKSWVEKVQYQYPLRLAPSPAIPKNIECRLKDGNLVLVTKFRNTETSFTFQISHSTTPYELLVLILNKRANTMMLRGEHPNDFILKVCGQEEYLIGDYPLIQFNYIQDCLAKDITPTLITLNVESVSLDQDNGPENPDVDALQRTRPSFSTLTLRKKGKHVSAWKIDDPFVFTVNGISRLNCDAAHRTVEIGLQAGLFHGGKSLCESQKTKETIVSSDGSCEWEETLRFDIKVKDIPRMARLCFVLYEISKTSKGLKSRRLVKDSKQEFFINPLCWANTTIYDFKSQLKTGAMTLYTWTYAEDMQNDDLLHPLGTVVSNPHIDRAAALMLTFPNYGKDKSVLYPTPEKMVEYARKLRESATERIMQEEPNQENDINKFQQLEQLRSLADRDPLHELHEQEKKTMWALRHHCLHEIPTVLAKLLQCVEWNDHKEVAEATALIQQWPALPVEKALELLDYAYADQNVRSFAVRCLLDVSDEDLSLYLLQLAQALKHENYLSCDLTEFLLGRALNNQRIGHYLFWHLRSEMQVGSVSVRFGLILEAYCRGSQQHMRALFKQMECLDKLRCASEQVKQKKDRKAALQTFQDFIQEPHCQEALSNVLNPLDPSFRWKHLKIEKCRVMDSKMRPLWLVFENADPFGEDIYLILKHGDDLRQDMLTLQMLRIMDKLWKREGLDLRMNPYGCISTENRVGMIEVVLNAETIANIQKEKGTFSATAAFRRGSLLAWLKDHNHTEAALNKAIEEFTLSCAGYCVATYVLGIADRHSDNIMVKKTGQLFHVDFGHILGHFKEKFGFRRERVPFVLTNDFVHVINKGQTKKGQAVEFQRFQSHCEQAFLILRQHGGLILSLFAMMISTGLPELSSEKDLNYLRDTLVLEMSESEAQKHFRSKFDEALCNSWKTSLNWASHNMAKNNKTI; this is encoded by the exons aTGGTGCACATACCAAGCACATATACTTACGATTTTTGGGCAAAAACACCAACAGAAGTTGTAGAGTTAACATGTTTGATGCCTAATGGTGTGGTAGTCCCACTTGATACAAATCGTAATGCTACATTGGCTGAAATTAAAGAa gaTCTTTGGGACGAGGCAAGCAAGTATCCCCTTCATGGTATATTAAAAGATGCGCAATCATATGTATTTTCATACATCAACTCAAATGCAGAAGCAGAAGAACTACGAGATGAAACAAGACGTCTTTGTGATATAAAACCATTTTGTTCTGTATTAAAAGTTATTGAACGAGAaggtataaaaaatgataggaATTTAGATGCCCAAATAGGTCATATAATTGGAAAAGGATTACATGAATTTGCTGCCTTAAAAAATTCTGAAGTCAATGACTTCAGATGGAAAATGCGAGTATTGGGTGATGAAGTAGCCGTTGctagacaaaaaaaatcatgGGTGGAAAAAGTACAATATCAGTATCCATTAAGGTTAGCTCCAAGTCCTGCGATAcctaaaaatattgaatgtcGACTGAAGGATGGAAATCTTGTTCTTGTTACAAAATTCAGGAATACAGag ACATCTTTCACATTTCAAATCTCGCATTCTACTACACCATATGAGCTATTGGtacttattttaaataagagGGCAAATACAATGATGTTACGAGGTGAACATCCAAATGACTTCATACTTAAAGTTTGTGGTCAAGAAGAATATTTGATTGGAGATTATCCTCTTATAcagtttaattatattcaagaTTGCTTAGCAAAAGACATTACACCAACGCTTATTACTTTAAATGTAGAAAGTGTATCTTTAGATCAGGATAATGGTCCTGAGAATCCAGATGTAGATGCATTACAGCGCACAAGACCTTCCTTTTCTACACTTACGCTTCGTAAAAAAGGCAAACATGTTTCTGCTTGGAAGATAGATGATCCATTTGTGTTCACTGTAAATGGTATTTCTCGACTCAACTGTGATGCTGCTCATCGAACAGTAgag ATTGGGTTGCAAGCTGGCCTTTTCCATGGTGGGAAGTCATTGTGTGAGAGTCAGAAAACCAAAGAAACTATAGTAAGCTCGGATGGTAGTTGTGAATGGGAAGAAACTCTTAGATTTGATATTAAAGTTAAAGATATACCTCGAATGGCACGTTTATGTTTTGTCTTGTATGAAATTAGTAAAACTTCAAAAGGCCTAAAGAGTAGAAGACTGGTTAAGGATTCTAAGCAGGAATTCTTTATAAATCCTTTGTGTTGGGCAAACACAACTATATATGACTTTAAATCTCAATTAAAGACTGGAGCAATGACATTATATACGTGGACATATGCAGAGGATATGCAGAATGATGATTTACTTCATCCCTTAGGGACAGTAGTATCAAATCCACATATTGATAGAGCAGCAGCACTTATGCTGACATTTCCTAA CTATGGAAAAGATAAATCTGTACTCTATCCTACTCCAGAAAAAATGGTAGAATATGCAAGAAAACTACGTGAATCTGCTACTGAAAGAATAATGCAAGAAGAACCAAATCAAGAAAATgacattaataaatttcaacaatTAGAACAATTAAGATCTTTAGCAGATAGAGATCCACTCCATGAACTCCAtgaacaggaaaaaaaaactatgtgGGCATTGAGGCATCATTGTCTTCATGAAATTCCAACAGTTTTGGCCAAACTATTGCAATGTGTAGAATGGAATGATCACAA agaAGTAGCAGAAGCTACAGCATTAATACAACAATGGCCAGCATTGCCAGTAGAAAAAGCATTAGAATTATTAGATTATGCCTATGCCGATCAAAATGTTAGGAGTTTTGCTGTACGTTGTCTTTTGGATGTTAGCGATGAAGATTTGAGTTTGTACCTTTTGCAATTGGCTCAAGCATTGAaacatgaaaattatttatcatgtgATTTAACTGAATTTTTATTAGGACGTGCTCTTAATAATCAGAGGATAGGACATTATTTGTTTTGGCATCTTCG ATCAGAAATGCAAGTTGGTTCTGTTTCTGTTCGTTTTGGTCTTATACTTGAAGCTTATTGTAGAGGTAGTCAGCAACATATGCGAGCACTTTTTAAACAAATGGAGTGCTTGGATAAGTTAAGATGTGCTTCAGAACAAGTTAAGcagaaaaaagatcgtaaagCGGCACTTCAAACCTTTCAAGATTTTATTCAAGAACCACATTGTCAAGAAGCATTATCCAATGTTCTTAATCCATTAGATCCAAGCTTTAGGTGGAAACATCTAAA AATCGAAAAATGTAGGGTTATGGATAGCAAAATGCGACCATTGTGGCTTGTCTTTGAAAATGCGGATCCATTTGGTGAAGATATCTATTTAATACTTAAACATGGTGATGATTTGAGACAAGACATGCTTACACTTCAGATGTTAAGGATCATGGACAAGTTGTGGAAAAGAGAAGGTTTAGATTTACGTATGAATCCATATGGTTGTATATCTACAGAAAATAGAGTTGGAATGATTGAAGTAGTTTTAAATGCTGAGACCATTgcaaatatacaaaaagagaaaggcaCGTTTTCCGCAACCGCTGCTTTTAG GAGAGGTTCATTATTAGCTTGGCTGAAAGATCATAATCATACAGAAGCAGCTTTAAACAAAGCCATTGAAGAATTTACGTTAAGCTGTGCCGGGTATTGTGTTGCAACATATGTACTTGGAATTGCTGATAGACATTCTGATAATATTATGGTTAAAAAAACTGGTCAACTATTTCATGTTGATTTTGGTCATATCCTCGGACACTTTAAAGAGAAATTTGGGTTTAGACGTGAACGCGTGCCGTTCGTGTTAACTAATGACTTTGTTCATGTAATTAATAAAGGACAGACGAAGAAAGGGCAAGCTGTGGAATTTCAGCGGTTTCAAAGTCATTGCGAACaagcttttttaattttaagacAGCATGGTGGTTTAATTCTATCCTTATTTGCAATGATGATATCTACTGGACTTCCTGAACTTTCATCGGAAAAAGATCTCAACTACTTAAGGGATACTTTg GTATTGGAAATGTCTGAAAGTGAAGCTCAGAAACACTTTAGAAGTAAATTCGACGAGGCACTTTGCAACTCGTGGAAAACTTCACTTAATTGGGCTTCACATAATATGgctaaaaacaataaaacaatatga
- the LOC122627523 gene encoding spindle pole body component 110-like, protein MSETMSSCNESAFIGSKDEYLSETFDGSIDYRKLHLQNENYRQELHELHLKLVHNEAMQRELQEVNESLEQLLIKEKEKAEKKLHEIQEKNRETTEAYENQLSDLGVILENKEKRNKELYDSLHQLKVKASQNNLYKIDDVEEKLTPLKEQVQELLINLEDEKQKKENAEETIKDLKNQLFELQEILEVTKNNLKEKNEVLESTREELVICRSEIETLKIVPANESCKGNSLFAEVEDRRQLAVNKITILKKKYDELKQAYDIKAEEVRTLKTEKASILRKWNECVNIFSEDNELINKYKNRIRDLEKKLLEVQQTNTETKTIDNSFSYLESLLAEKKKEIQELHQKIERDSVDMLLQTEIKHKIAKQLQYWQYKTMYMEAQLSAIKSQLELENADSSDYKLFFEAIEQHRTIYKEFPDKEEIILESDIKNIEKVSSELATLQNTLPINYHKFKNIPQTTDNIDIIYKSDLLINKSRKADIGKNCVDHDNNGQLKFKDKKLEENANVIQRKIIENNTALSLKTTHIETTNLSLIGETQKLQKMIQFAEDTKNSSSDNSMIKKKQNDEKKKITKQYKTIYISSESSK, encoded by the exons ATGTCTGAGACAATGTCTTCGTGTAATGAAAGTGCATTTATAGGCTCGAAAGATGAATATTTAAGCGAGACTTTTGATGGAAGTATAGATTATCGTAAATTACATctacaaaatgaaaattatcgcCAAGAATTGCACGAGTTGCATCTAAAACTTGTCCATAATGAAGCTATGCAAAGGGAACTTCAAGAAGTTAATGAATCATTGGAACAATTgttaataaaggaaaaagagaaagcagaaaaaaaacttcacgaaattcaagaaaa AAACCGGGAAACTACAGAAGCATATGAAAATCAACTTAGTGATCTAGGagtaatattagaaaataaagaaaaaagaaataaggaattATATGATTCATTACATCAATTGAAAGTTAAAGCAtcacaaaataatttatataaaatcgatgatgTTGAAGAAAAGTTAACACCATTAAAGGAGCAGGTCCAAGAACTTTTAATCAATTTAGaagatgaaaaacaaaagaaagaaaatgctgAAGAAACTATTAAAGATCTTAAAAATCAACTTTTTGAACTTCAAGAAATTTTggaa gtaactaaaaataatttgaaagaaaaaaatgaagtattAGAAAGTACTCGTGAAGAATTAGTTATTTGTCGATCAGAGATAGAAACATTGAAAATTGTTCCTGCTAATGAATCATGCAAAG GTAATTCTTTGTTTGCTGAAGTTGAGGATCGACGTCAACTTgcagtaaataaaataaccattttaaaaaagaaatatgatgaACTAAAACAAGCGTATGATATAAAAGCTGAAGAAGTTAGAACTcttaaaacagaaaaagcatcaatattaagaaaatggaatgaatgtgtaaatatattttcagaagataatgaattaataaataaatataaaaatagaattcgtgatttggaaaaaaaattattagaagtTCAACAAACTAATACCGAGACAAAAACAATCGATAATTCCTTTAG CTACTTGGAGTCATTATtagcagagaaaaaaaaagaaatacaagagTTACATCAGAAGATTGAACGTGATTCTGTTGATATGTTACTTCAAActgaaataaaacataaaatagcTAAACAACTTCAATACTGGCAATATAAAACTATGTATATGGAA GCACAATTATCAGCAATTAAAAGTCAGTTAGAATTGGAAAATGCAGATTCATCAgactataaattattttttgaagcGATAGAACAACATAGGACcatttataaagaatttcctgataaagaagaaattatattagaaagtgatataaaaaatattgaaaaagtttcATCAGAATTAGCAACATTGCAAAATACCTTACCAATTAATTATCACAAGTTTAAGAACATACCACAAACAACtgataatatagatattatatataagtcagatctattaataaataagtcaCGTAAAGCAGATATTGGAAAAAACTGCGTTGATCATGATAATAATGGtcaattgaaatttaaagataaaaaattggaaGAAAATGCGAACGTAATACAACGCAAAATAATAGAGAACAATACAGCGTTGAGCCTTAAAACGACTCATATTGAAACAACAAATTTAAGTTTAATTGGGGAAACACAAAAACTGCAGAAAATGATACAATTTGCTGAAGATACAAAAAATTCGTCAAGTGACAATTccatgataaaaaagaaacaaaatgatgaaaaaaagaaaattacaaaacaatacaaaaccatatatatttcatctgAATCATCTAAATAA
- the LOC122627527 gene encoding eukaryotic translation initiation factor 2 subunit 2 isoform X1, producing the protein MTEEDSIFDPSLKKKKKKKRGVFDIDGEFNEAGSTGDANEMTGDKENQEPEPLMAEDDETLDLENFGKKKKKKKKAFNLNDLDAALPDAKKEDVMEPPVEETAVDDNLDLDMDFSKTKKKKKKKKDLDELVAEEERKEIEDKENGKYNIILIHLFMFQLIYLIYYLLTCCTESERSAEYVEETSLWVGSDRDYTYDELLVRVFNIMREKNPDMVAGKKQKFVMRPPQVVRIGTKKTSFANFTEICKTLHRQPKHLLDFLLAELGTSGSVDGNSQLIIKGRFQQKQIENVLRRYIKEYVTCHTCRSPDTILQKDTRLFFLQCETCGSRCSVASIKSGFQAVTGKRAAIRAKTA; encoded by the exons ATGACAGAAGAAGATTCG atttttgatCCCagcttgaagaaaaagaaaaagaaaaagagaggtgTATTTGACATTGACGGTGAATTCAATGAAGCAGGTAGTACCGGTGATGCTAATGAAATGACAGGTGACAAGGAAAATCAAGAACCAGAACCTCTTATGGCTGAAGATGATGAAACTTTGGATCTGGAAaattttggaaagaaaaagaaaaaaaagaaaaaggcatttaatttaaatgatttagATGCTGCTTTACCagatgcaaaaaaagaa GATGTTATGGAGCCACCAGTGGAAGAAACTGCTGTAGATGATAATTTAGATTTAGATATGGActtttcaaaaacaaaaaagaagaagaagaagaagaaggatctAGATGAATTAGTGGCAGAAGAAGAGCGTAAAGAAATtgaagacaaagaaaatggtaaatataatataatattgattcaTTTGTTTATGTTTCAGttgatttatcttatttattatttgttaacatGCTGCACTGAATCTGAGCGAAGTGCAGAGTATG TGGAGGAAACAAGTTTGTGGGTAGGATCAGATAGAGATTATACATATGATGAATTACTTGTAAGAGTGTTTAACATCATGCGAGAAAAAAATCCTGATATGGTAGCTGGTAAGAAGCAAAAATTTGTTATGCGTCCTCCACAGGTTGTACGTATAGGTACAAAGAAAACATCCTTTGCTAATTTCACTGAG ATATGTAAAACATTACATAGACAACCAAAACATTTACTTGATTTCTTATTGGCTGAATTGGGTACAAGTGGCTCTGTAGATGGAAACAGCCAACTTATTATTAAAGGACGTTTCcaacaaaaacaaattgagAATGTGCTTAGGAGATATATCAAGGAATATGTTACCTGTCACACATGTCGTTCACCAGACACTATTCTTCAAAAAGATACTCGACTATTTTTCTTACAATGTGAAACTTGTGGGTCTAGGTGCTCTGTAGCCAGTATAAAATCTGGATTTCAA GCTGTCACAGGAAAACGTGCTGCTATTCGAGCAAAAACTGCCtaa
- the LOC122627527 gene encoding eukaryotic translation initiation factor 2 subunit 2 isoform X3 — translation MTEEDSIFDPSLKKKKKKKRGVFDIDGEFNEAGSTGDANEMTGDKENQEPEPLMAEDDETLDLENFGKKKKKKKKAFNLNDLDAALPDAKKEDVMEPPVEETAVDDNLDLDMDFSKTKKKKKKKKDLDELVAEEERKEIEDKENVEETSLWVGSDRDYTYDELLVRVFNIMREKNPDMVAGKKQKFVMRPPQVVRIGTKKTSFANFTEICKTLHRQPKHLLDFLLAELGTSGSVDGNSQLIIKGRFQQKQIENVLRRYIKEYVTCHTCRSPDTILQKDTRLFFLQCETCGSRCSVASIKSGFQAVTGKRAAIRAKTA, via the exons ATGACAGAAGAAGATTCG atttttgatCCCagcttgaagaaaaagaaaaagaaaaagagaggtgTATTTGACATTGACGGTGAATTCAATGAAGCAGGTAGTACCGGTGATGCTAATGAAATGACAGGTGACAAGGAAAATCAAGAACCAGAACCTCTTATGGCTGAAGATGATGAAACTTTGGATCTGGAAaattttggaaagaaaaagaaaaaaaagaaaaaggcatttaatttaaatgatttagATGCTGCTTTACCagatgcaaaaaaagaa GATGTTATGGAGCCACCAGTGGAAGAAACTGCTGTAGATGATAATTTAGATTTAGATATGGActtttcaaaaacaaaaaagaagaagaagaagaagaaggatctAGATGAATTAGTGGCAGAAGAAGAGCGTAAAGAAATtgaagacaaagaaaatg TGGAGGAAACAAGTTTGTGGGTAGGATCAGATAGAGATTATACATATGATGAATTACTTGTAAGAGTGTTTAACATCATGCGAGAAAAAAATCCTGATATGGTAGCTGGTAAGAAGCAAAAATTTGTTATGCGTCCTCCACAGGTTGTACGTATAGGTACAAAGAAAACATCCTTTGCTAATTTCACTGAG ATATGTAAAACATTACATAGACAACCAAAACATTTACTTGATTTCTTATTGGCTGAATTGGGTACAAGTGGCTCTGTAGATGGAAACAGCCAACTTATTATTAAAGGACGTTTCcaacaaaaacaaattgagAATGTGCTTAGGAGATATATCAAGGAATATGTTACCTGTCACACATGTCGTTCACCAGACACTATTCTTCAAAAAGATACTCGACTATTTTTCTTACAATGTGAAACTTGTGGGTCTAGGTGCTCTGTAGCCAGTATAAAATCTGGATTTCAA GCTGTCACAGGAAAACGTGCTGCTATTCGAGCAAAAACTGCCtaa
- the LOC122627527 gene encoding eukaryotic translation initiation factor 2 subunit 2 isoform X2, which translates to MTEEDSIFDPSLKKKKKKKRGVFDIDGEFNEAGSTGDANEMTGDKENQEPEPLMAEDDETLDLENFGKKKKKKKKAFNLNDLDAALPDAKKEDVMEPPVEETAVDDNLDLDMDFSKTKKKKKKKKDLDELVAEEERKEIEDKENGCTESERSAEYVEETSLWVGSDRDYTYDELLVRVFNIMREKNPDMVAGKKQKFVMRPPQVVRIGTKKTSFANFTEICKTLHRQPKHLLDFLLAELGTSGSVDGNSQLIIKGRFQQKQIENVLRRYIKEYVTCHTCRSPDTILQKDTRLFFLQCETCGSRCSVASIKSGFQAVTGKRAAIRAKTA; encoded by the exons ATGACAGAAGAAGATTCG atttttgatCCCagcttgaagaaaaagaaaaagaaaaagagaggtgTATTTGACATTGACGGTGAATTCAATGAAGCAGGTAGTACCGGTGATGCTAATGAAATGACAGGTGACAAGGAAAATCAAGAACCAGAACCTCTTATGGCTGAAGATGATGAAACTTTGGATCTGGAAaattttggaaagaaaaagaaaaaaaagaaaaaggcatttaatttaaatgatttagATGCTGCTTTACCagatgcaaaaaaagaa GATGTTATGGAGCCACCAGTGGAAGAAACTGCTGTAGATGATAATTTAGATTTAGATATGGActtttcaaaaacaaaaaagaagaagaagaagaagaaggatctAGATGAATTAGTGGCAGAAGAAGAGCGTAAAGAAATtgaagacaaagaaaatg GCTGCACTGAATCTGAGCGAAGTGCAGAGTATG TGGAGGAAACAAGTTTGTGGGTAGGATCAGATAGAGATTATACATATGATGAATTACTTGTAAGAGTGTTTAACATCATGCGAGAAAAAAATCCTGATATGGTAGCTGGTAAGAAGCAAAAATTTGTTATGCGTCCTCCACAGGTTGTACGTATAGGTACAAAGAAAACATCCTTTGCTAATTTCACTGAG ATATGTAAAACATTACATAGACAACCAAAACATTTACTTGATTTCTTATTGGCTGAATTGGGTACAAGTGGCTCTGTAGATGGAAACAGCCAACTTATTATTAAAGGACGTTTCcaacaaaaacaaattgagAATGTGCTTAGGAGATATATCAAGGAATATGTTACCTGTCACACATGTCGTTCACCAGACACTATTCTTCAAAAAGATACTCGACTATTTTTCTTACAATGTGAAACTTGTGGGTCTAGGTGCTCTGTAGCCAGTATAAAATCTGGATTTCAA GCTGTCACAGGAAAACGTGCTGCTATTCGAGCAAAAACTGCCtaa